One genomic region from Vitis riparia cultivar Riparia Gloire de Montpellier isolate 1030 chromosome 17, EGFV_Vit.rip_1.0, whole genome shotgun sequence encodes:
- the LOC117904904 gene encoding probable metal-nicotianamine transporter YSL7: MDHKRDEENGLDGNYNSVVETEHMKEKEKEKEKENQEEEEEMSVERIFEGKEVPSWREQLTVRAFVVSFVLSVLFTFIVMKLNLTTGIIPSLNVSAGLLGFFFVSVWTKILDKSGLLKQPFTRQENTVIQTCVVASSGIAFSGGFGSYLFGMSQAIAKQSENAGGKEEYKNPAVAWMIGFLFVVSFLGLFSVVPLRKIMIVDFKLTYPSGTATAHLINSFHTPQGAKLAKKQVRVLGKYFSFSFLWGFFQWFFAAGDDCGFAGFPTFGLKAYKYKFFFDFSATYVGVGMICPYIVNISLLVGGILSWGLMWPLIETRKGDWYPADLPSSNIRGLQGYKIFIAIATILGDGLYNFFKVLGQTLLGLFYQLQYKNMSGVPPIEDRSSPRSSSTSYNDTRRTQVFLKDQIPTSFAIGGYIAIAAISMATLPHIFPQLKWYYILVIYLVAPTMAFCNAYGCGLTDWSLASTYGKLAIFSIGAWAGAAHGGVIAGLAACGVMMNIVSTASDLMQDFKTGYLTLASPRSMFVSQFIGTAMGCVISPCVFWLFYKAFDDLGQSGSEYPAPYALVYRNMAVLGVEGISNLPKNCFTLCCVFFGAAILVNLVRDTIGRKRAQFIPIPMAMAIPFYLGPYFAIDMCVGSLILFIWQRINKAKAEAFGPAVASGLICGDGIWTLPSSILALAGIKQPICMKFLSRATNARVDKFLGA; the protein is encoded by the exons aTGGATCACAAAAGAGATGAAGAGAATGGTTTGGATGGAAACTACAATTCAGTAGTGGAAACTGAACACatgaaggagaaggagaaggagaaggagaaggagaaccaagaagaagaagaagagatgtCGGTGGAGCGGATTTTTGAAGGCAAGGAAGTACCATCATGGAGAGAACAACTGACAGTGAGGGCCTTCGTGGTGAGCTTCGTGCTGTCAGTGCTCTTCACCTTCATAGTGATGAAACTCAACCTCACCACTGGCATCATCCCTTCCCTCAACGTCTCTGCGGGGCTCTTGGGTTTCTTCTTCGTCTCGGTTTGGACAAAAATTCTTGACAAGTCTGGGCTCTTGAAGCAGCCCTTCACTCGACAAGAGAACACTGTTATTCAGACTTGCGTCGTGGCCTCCTCTGGCATCGCCTTCAGCG GAGGTTTTGGAAGCTACCTTTTCGGAATGAGTCAAGCTATTGCTAAACAATCTGAAAATGCTGGAGGCAAAGAGGAATATAAGAACCCAGCAGTAGCATGGATGATTGGCTTTCTCTTTGTTGTTAGCTTTCTTGGCCTCTTTTCTGTCGTGCCTCTTCGAAAG ATCATGATTGTAGACTTCAAATTGACATACCCAAGTGGTACTGCAACTGCTCATCTCATCAACAGTTTCCACACTCCTCAAGGAGCCAAGTTGGCAAA GAAACAAGTTAGAGTATTGGGCAAGTACTTCTCCTTCAGCTTCTTGTGGGGTTTCttccaatggttttttgctgcTGGAGACGATTGCGGATTTGCAGGCTTCCCTACGTTTGGACTTAAAGCATACAAATACAA gtttttctttgatttctcgGCAACTTATGTTGGAGTGGGGATGATTTGTCCGTATATAGTAAACATATCGCTGCTGGTTGGAGGAATTCTTTCTTGGGGACTAATGTGGCCGCTTATAGAAACTAGAAAGGGTGATTGGTACCCTGCAGACCTTCCCTCAAGCAACATTCGTGGTCTTCAAGGTTACAAG ATATTCATCGCCATTGCAACAATCCTAGGTGATGGGCTATATAACTTTTTCAAGGTACTGGGTCAAACTCTCTTGGGATTGTTTTACCAACTCCAATACAAAAATATGAGTGGTGTCCCACCCATTGAGGATCGCTCCTCTCCTAGGAGCTCATCTACTTCTTACAATGATACCCGTCGGACACAAGTTTTCCTCAAAGATCAAATTCCAACATCATTTGCTATTGGAGGGTACATTGCAATAGCTGCAATCTCCATGGCCACACTGCCTCACATATTTCCCCAACTCAAATGGTACTACATACTGGTTATCTATCTTGTTGCTCCTACCATGGCGTTTTGCAATGCATATGGGTGTGGGCTCACTGACTGGTCTCTTGCATCCACCTATGGGAAGCTTGCCATCTTTAGCATTGGAGCATGGGCTGGTGCTGCACATGGTGGAGTTATAGCAGGCCTGGCAGCCTGTGGAGTTATGATGAACATTGTATCAACGGCTTCCGACCTAATGCAGGATTTCAAGACTGGTTATCTAACCTTAGCTTCACCACGCTCAATGTTTGTGAGCCAATTCATTGGTACTGCAATGGGTTGTGTCATCTCCCCTTGTGTCTTTTGGCTGTTCTACAAGGCTTTTGATGACCTTGGGCAGAGTGGAAGTGAATACCCTGCTCCTTATGCTCTGGTCTACCGCAACATGGCTGTTCTTGGGGTAGAGGGCATCTCCAATTTACCAAAGAACTGTTTCACGCTTTGTTGTGTGTTTTTTGGTGCAGCAATTCTCGTGAACTTGGTTAGGGATACTATAGGTCGAAAGAGGGCGCAGTTCATTCCAATCCCAATGGCAATGGCAATACCATTTTATCTGGGCCCTTACTTCGCCATTGATATGTGTGTTGGTAgcttaatattatttatatggcAAAGGATAAACAAAGCTAAGGCAGAAGCTTTTGGACCTGCAGTAGCTTCTGGCTTGATTTGTGGAGACGGAATATGGACTTTGCCTAGTTCAATTCTTGCTTTAGCAGGAATAAAGCAACCAATTTGCATGAAGTTCCTGTCTAGGGCAACAAATGCCAGGGTTGATAAGTTCCTAGGGGCTTAA